Proteins encoded together in one Pseudomonadota bacterium window:
- a CDS encoding ABC transporter permease produces the protein MRLVLDFFLLIWQRRYLIWELVKREVAAQYIGSRLGFVWTIINPLALILIFWFVFGYGLKARPLNDIPFVIWLTAGMAAWFNFSEIWGRATGIVAANPHLVKKVRFPTSILPVATIGAALVSHAVFLLLLLVLLWGYKISVTFWILQIVYYYVAMVILVLGLSWLTASINVFFRDTGQLVQLCLQIGFWGTPIFWDINIMPSAVQSLLKLNPIYYIVQGYRNSIIYGVPFWHNWRWGLYFWAVAGVFLLVGALVFRRLRPHFADVL, from the coding sequence TTGCGGCTTGTCCTTGATTTTTTTCTGCTTATATGGCAGCGTCGCTATCTGATTTGGGAGTTGGTCAAACGGGAAGTGGCGGCTCAGTATATTGGTTCCCGGCTGGGTTTTGTCTGGACAATTATCAACCCTCTGGCTTTGATTCTGATTTTCTGGTTTGTTTTCGGTTACGGCCTGAAAGCCCGTCCGTTGAACGATATTCCTTTTGTCATCTGGTTGACGGCCGGCATGGCGGCCTGGTTCAATTTCTCGGAAATCTGGGGCCGGGCCACCGGAATTGTGGCGGCGAATCCGCATCTGGTCAAAAAGGTGCGTTTCCCAACCTCGATTCTGCCGGTGGCGACAATCGGGGCGGCCCTGGTCAGTCATGCCGTTTTTCTGCTTCTGTTGCTGGTTTTACTCTGGGGGTATAAGATTTCCGTGACTTTCTGGATCCTGCAGATAGTCTATTATTATGTCGCCATGGTTATTCTGGTGCTGGGCTTGAGCTGGCTGACGGCTTCGATCAATGTTTTTTTTCGAGATACCGGACAGCTGGTGCAGCTTTGTCTGCAGATCGGTTTTTGGGGGACGCCCATCTTCTGGGATATCAATATCATGCCTTCCGCCGTACAGAGCCTGCTTAAATTAAATCCTATTTACTACATTGTCCAGGGTTACCGGAACTCGATTATTTACGGTGTGCCCTTCTGGCATAATTGGCGCTGGGGGCTTTATTTCTGGGCTGTGGCCGGCGTTTTTCTTTTGGTCGGGGCCTTGGTTTTTCGTCGCCTGCGACCGCATTTTGCGGATGTATTATAA
- a CDS encoding ABC transporter ATP-binding protein produces MLPDYAISMQGIEKSYRLYQSPLARFKEAFDPRKRRYYDDFQALKGVDLMVPQGQTWGVIGLNGSGKSTLLKIVCGVIQPSRGTCTVNGRIAALLELGSGFNPEYTGRQNVFFSGALAEVGRAEMEELFPEIEAFAEIGEFIDQPVKNYSSGMLMRLAFAVAVHVSPDILVIDEALAVGDARFQHKCMKKIKSFKDRSTMLLVTHDMNAVLTLCDQVVWLHDGRLVEIGGPKKIVDKYTQAFYEGGPAEPVALETPIPVVVAGDQAGGGGAAVAFDKTEVGATSFGTGEVTISQVALFSQERGKVEAVYGGENVTFHVWLESKSEIKKPIVGFLVKNKLGIEIFGFNNISLNTELPPLRPNESYLVNFEFIWPSISSDSYAISIAIAEGDQEMHVMHHWIHDVIIVDVLRLCKYQFGLVEVEQATMGVRLLDAGISLISNGKV; encoded by the coding sequence ATGTTGCCTGATTATGCCATCTCCATGCAGGGCATTGAAAAGAGTTATCGTCTTTATCAATCGCCGCTGGCTCGTTTTAAAGAGGCTTTCGACCCGCGCAAACGAAGATATTATGATGATTTCCAGGCCTTGAAAGGCGTTGATCTGATGGTTCCCCAAGGGCAGACCTGGGGGGTCATCGGTCTTAACGGCAGTGGTAAGTCAACCCTGCTTAAGATCGTTTGCGGTGTCATTCAGCCCAGTCGCGGTACTTGTACGGTTAATGGCAGGATTGCGGCCTTACTGGAACTGGGCTCAGGTTTTAATCCGGAATATACCGGTCGGCAGAATGTGTTTTTTTCCGGTGCTTTGGCCGAGGTCGGCCGCGCGGAAATGGAAGAGCTTTTTCCCGAGATCGAGGCGTTTGCGGAAATCGGCGAATTCATCGATCAACCTGTGAAAAATTATTCCAGCGGCATGTTGATGCGGCTGGCTTTTGCGGTGGCCGTTCATGTCTCTCCCGATATTCTGGTGATTGATGAGGCCCTGGCCGTCGGCGATGCCCGTTTTCAGCATAAATGCATGAAAAAAATCAAGTCATTCAAAGACCGCAGTACGATGCTGCTGGTAACTCACGATATGAACGCGGTTCTTACCTTATGCGATCAGGTGGTTTGGCTGCATGACGGCCGGCTGGTGGAAATCGGGGGGCCGAAGAAAATCGTTGACAAATATACTCAAGCCTTTTACGAAGGCGGGCCGGCGGAGCCGGTGGCTTTGGAAACCCCCATTCCGGTGGTTGTCGCGGGCGACCAGGCTGGGGGTGGGGGCGCGGCGGTCGCGTTCGATAAAACCGAGGTGGGAGCCACATCTTTCGGCACGGGGGAGGTCACCATCAGCCAGGTGGCTCTGTTCTCTCAGGAGCGCGGGAAGGTTGAAGCGGTGTACGGCGGGGAAAACGTCACTTTCCATGTCTGGCTGGAGTCAAAAAGCGAAATCAAAAAGCCGATAGTCGGTTTTCTCGTGAAAAACAAGCTCGGCATTGAGATTTTCGGTTTCAATAATATCAGTCTTAATACTGAATTGCCGCCGCTTCGACCCAACGAAAGTTATCTCGTGAACTTTGAATTTATCTGGCCCTCGATCTCTTCGGATAGTTATGCCATCTCAATTGCCATCGCCGAGGGTGATCAGGAGATGCATGTCATGCATCACTGGATTCATGATGTTATAATCGTTGATGTTCTGCGTTTGTGTAAATATCAATTCGGTCTGGTTGAGGTTGAGCAAGCCACTATGGGCGTTAGACTGCTGGATGCCGGAATCAGTCTTATTAGTAATGGTAAAGTATGA
- a CDS encoding methyltransferase domain-containing protein, with translation MHQSSFLYMTRFRDQFLAQEQGRQLLVADLGSYDVNGSYRVLFDHKPWRYLGIDVSPGPNVDLVLANPYRWRELTSDSVDVFVSGQAFEHIEFFWLTILELSRVLKPAGLCCLIAPSGGPEHRFPVDCWRFYKDGMRALVQYAGLEMLDVYTGEPRSDWGDDSNSWQDSVVIARQGRKNRRRRLRELCYYHWGVLFPLAAKAEMSGKNS, from the coding sequence ATGCACCAAAGTTCATTCTTGTACATGACCCGTTTTCGTGATCAATTTCTGGCTCAAGAGCAAGGGCGGCAATTGTTGGTCGCCGATCTGGGCAGTTATGATGTCAACGGTTCCTATCGCGTACTTTTCGACCACAAGCCCTGGCGTTATCTGGGCATCGATGTCAGTCCGGGGCCGAATGTCGATTTGGTTCTGGCCAACCCCTATCGCTGGCGTGAGCTTACCAGCGATTCGGTGGATGTTTTCGTTTCAGGGCAGGCCTTTGAGCATATTGAATTTTTCTGGCTCACGATCCTTGAGTTAAGCCGGGTTCTGAAGCCCGCCGGTCTGTGTTGTCTGATTGCTCCATCCGGCGGCCCGGAGCATCGTTTTCCGGTTGATTGCTGGCGTTTTTACAAGGATGGTATGCGGGCCCTGGTGCAATACGCGGGCCTGGAAATGCTCGATGTTTATACCGGTGAACCCCGAAGCGACTGGGGGGACGACAGTAACAGCTGGCAGGATAGCGTGGTTATCGCCAGGCAAGGACGGAAAAACCGACGGCGGCGTTTACGGGAGCTGTGTTATTATCATTGGGGGGTTCTGTTTCCTCTGGCCGCCAAAGCGGAAATGTCAGGGAAAAATAGCTGA